A genomic stretch from Haloarchaeobius amylolyticus includes:
- a CDS encoding diacylglycerol/lipid kinase family protein has product MQVGSRRCILNPVSGSGDHAQYVTRLLRARGFDVVETEVAGDARRLAEAAGEEAVSELAVCGGDGTVNEVLRGLDDAGHLESVTLSVVPAGTANILARNVGIESIQQGVAVADTGEKRTVDLGMAGDEPFAVSCIAGLPADASVAASSDLKKRFGTLAFLVTGVQEAMTFDGLDIRVDATADHGEQSWDGEAACLLVGNARRFVGEGGQGDMEDGLFDVAVVEQMPTRSLVAEAIGHRLLGQDTPGVTHISASEVTVAGHTAPITFSRDGEFSEHEQLTLSARPRSLELRVGPGYEPSPDWT; this is encoded by the coding sequence ATGCAGGTCGGTTCCCGCCGCTGTATCCTCAACCCCGTCAGTGGGAGTGGCGACCACGCCCAGTACGTGACCCGGCTCCTCCGTGCCCGCGGCTTCGACGTCGTCGAGACCGAGGTGGCCGGGGACGCCCGCCGCCTGGCCGAGGCGGCCGGCGAGGAGGCGGTCTCCGAACTCGCGGTCTGTGGCGGCGACGGCACCGTCAACGAGGTACTCCGCGGCCTCGACGACGCCGGCCACCTCGAGTCCGTCACGCTGAGCGTCGTGCCCGCCGGGACCGCGAACATCCTCGCGCGAAACGTCGGCATCGAGTCCATCCAGCAGGGCGTCGCGGTCGCGGACACCGGCGAGAAGCGCACCGTCGACCTCGGGATGGCCGGGGACGAACCCTTCGCCGTCTCCTGTATCGCCGGCCTCCCGGCCGACGCGAGCGTGGCGGCCTCCAGCGACCTGAAGAAGCGCTTCGGGACGCTCGCGTTCCTCGTGACCGGCGTCCAGGAGGCGATGACCTTCGACGGCCTCGACATCCGGGTCGACGCGACCGCCGACCACGGCGAGCAGAGCTGGGACGGCGAGGCCGCGTGCCTGCTGGTCGGGAACGCCCGCCGGTTCGTCGGCGAGGGCGGCCAGGGCGACATGGAGGACGGCCTGTTCGACGTGGCCGTCGTCGAGCAGATGCCGACGCGCTCGCTGGTCGCCGAGGCCATCGGCCACCGCCTCCTCGGGCAGGACACGCCGGGCGTGACCCACATCTCGGCCAGCGAGGTGACCGTCGCCGGCCATACCGCCCCTATCACCTTCTCTCGCGACGGCGAGTTCAGCGAGCACGAGCAACTGACGCTGTCCGCCCGACCGCGGTCGCTCGAACTCCGCGTCGGGCCCGGCTACGAGCCGTCGCCGGACTGGACCTGA
- a CDS encoding right-handed parallel beta-helix repeat-containing protein has product MVQTSAPAEHAVARPPRTVTRRRLLALAGAGVSFGALARPVAAAAVSPAIIPAGAGRIRLTGAGQLYVLDGDVEGPLEIAAPGVSVDGNGYTITPRRNGVGVDVGRSRGVFLQDLRIVGGRAGVRAQNARRLGVRDVWIRRSGVGVDAEDASVRLHNLHVVGTRRSGLRLKDVRARVSATTVDGCGRRGRASGVVADTEQDLEFRRCLARDSGRHGFVLDGDDEAALSVWRSGAIDNRGDGFDVEDFTETELRCSVALGNGGSGLDVDNDGRLTMVRVSAVGNDDHGFEVRSRDPARLFGTTAFRNRDGNYRLRGPVFRSAVQGPVGGRCAPRAVARALHRQALDAESAGVTGSKPGTGWLDEFETGPEASPSPTF; this is encoded by the coding sequence ATGGTACAGACGTCCGCCCCTGCCGAGCACGCTGTCGCCCGCCCCCCGCGAACCGTGACCCGGCGACGCCTCCTCGCACTCGCCGGAGCCGGCGTGAGCTTCGGCGCGCTGGCCCGGCCAGTCGCTGCTGCTGCGGTATCCCCTGCCATCATCCCGGCCGGCGCAGGCCGCATCCGGCTCACGGGCGCCGGCCAGCTCTACGTCCTCGACGGCGACGTCGAGGGCCCGCTCGAGATCGCCGCCCCGGGCGTCTCGGTCGACGGGAACGGCTACACCATCACGCCGCGCCGGAACGGCGTCGGCGTCGACGTCGGCCGGTCCCGCGGGGTGTTCCTGCAGGACCTCCGCATCGTCGGCGGCCGGGCCGGGGTTCGCGCCCAGAACGCCCGCCGGCTCGGGGTCCGTGACGTCTGGATACGCCGGTCGGGCGTCGGCGTCGACGCCGAGGACGCCTCGGTCCGGCTCCACAACCTGCACGTCGTCGGGACCCGGCGCTCCGGACTCCGCCTGAAGGACGTGCGGGCGCGGGTCTCGGCGACGACCGTCGATGGCTGCGGCCGCCGTGGTCGCGCCTCGGGCGTCGTCGCCGACACCGAGCAGGACCTCGAGTTCCGCCGGTGTCTCGCCCGTGACAGTGGCCGCCACGGGTTCGTCCTCGACGGCGACGACGAGGCCGCGCTGTCGGTCTGGCGCTCCGGCGCGATAGACAACCGGGGCGACGGCTTCGACGTCGAGGACTTCACCGAGACGGAACTCCGGTGCAGCGTCGCCCTCGGCAACGGCGGGTCGGGCCTCGACGTGGACAACGACGGGCGGCTCACGATGGTCCGGGTGAGCGCCGTGGGGAACGACGACCACGGCTTCGAGGTCCGGTCGCGCGACCCCGCCCGGCTGTTCGGCACGACCGCGTTCCGCAACCGCGACGGGAACTACCGGCTGCGGGGACCCGTCTTCCGGTCGGCCGTCCAGGGCCCGGTCGGTGGCCGGTGTGCGCCGCGCGCGGTCGCCCGGGCGCTCCACCGCCAGGCCCTCGACGCAGAGAGCGCGGGCGTCACCGGCTCGAAGCCGGGGACCGGCTGGCTCGACGAGTTCGAGACCGGGCCGGAGGCATCGCCGAGCCCGACGTTCTGA
- a CDS encoding DUF4188 domain-containing protein, translating into MPVDERRLTAEYDGDLVVFLIGMRVNALWRVHEWLPVFLAMPRMLRELEADPESGLLAYRTLLSWRSVTMVQYWDAFDSLEEYARDDEQAHRPAWADYTQQAGASGSVGIWHETYCVREGEHESVYHNMPAIGLREAGERRPATGSRKRAASRLGNTGPTGEETGAD; encoded by the coding sequence GTGCCCGTCGACGAGCGACGACTCACCGCCGAGTACGACGGCGACCTCGTGGTCTTCCTCATCGGGATGCGCGTCAACGCCCTCTGGCGGGTCCACGAGTGGCTCCCGGTCTTCCTCGCGATGCCGCGGATGCTCCGCGAACTCGAGGCCGACCCGGAGTCGGGACTGCTCGCCTACCGGACCCTGCTGTCGTGGCGGTCCGTGACGATGGTGCAGTACTGGGACGCCTTCGACTCGCTGGAGGAGTACGCCCGGGACGACGAACAGGCACACCGTCCGGCCTGGGCCGACTACACCCAGCAGGCCGGCGCGTCGGGATCGGTCGGCATCTGGCACGAGACCTACTGCGTGCGCGAGGGCGAACACGAGTCCGTCTACCACAACATGCCGGCCATCGGACTGAGGGAGGCGGGCGAGCGTCGGCCCGCGACCGGCAGCCGAAAGCGGGCCGCCTCCCGGCTCGGGAACACGGGTCCGACCGGCGAGGAGACCGGCGCAGACTGA
- a CDS encoding SHOCT domain-containing protein — protein sequence MHTSHSRYQDVESLPGVVAGLVTVGVLTVAFGLLALGVPFFWVAFPIGFGGVLPLAVGLAKRREDADGRNRAGAAESGTGSDRALHRLRERYAAGELSDAAFERRLERLLATEDGIDQGIDSDAGIGPKRGRE from the coding sequence ATGCACACGTCACACTCGCGGTACCAGGATGTGGAATCGCTGCCGGGGGTCGTCGCCGGGCTGGTCACGGTCGGCGTCCTGACCGTCGCCTTCGGCCTGCTCGCGCTCGGGGTCCCGTTCTTCTGGGTCGCGTTCCCCATCGGCTTCGGGGGCGTCCTCCCGCTCGCGGTCGGGCTGGCGAAGCGCCGGGAAGACGCAGACGGTCGCAACCGGGCCGGGGCCGCCGAGTCCGGGACCGGGTCCGACCGGGCCCTGCACCGGCTCCGCGAACGCTACGCCGCGGGCGAGCTCTCCGACGCGGCGTTCGAGCGCCGGCTGGAACGCCTGCTGGCCACCGAAGACGGGATAGACCAGGGTATCGACAGCGACGCCGGCATCGGGCCGAAGCGCGGGCGGGAGTGA
- a CDS encoding TetR/AcrR family transcriptional regulator, producing the protein MPTGEAGSDEETDLSETQVDIMEAVLRALAKHGYAGLTTKKVAAEASVSEAGLYYHYDSKDDLVVAFLEWSVERDSKRLSAAADADPVTRLFALCDALLGDPEDEVDRGINVAIMELLAHAPFNDRFHDLLRSYEERVHETLASVIREGVEAGVFREDLDPEATAAYLLVTTDGSAGAVMALGMGDLGEQVRERLFAYLRENVLAEGVDAPASYQPA; encoded by the coding sequence ATGCCCACGGGCGAGGCCGGCAGTGACGAGGAGACGGACCTGAGCGAGACGCAGGTCGACATCATGGAGGCGGTCCTGCGGGCGCTGGCGAAGCACGGCTACGCGGGCCTGACGACCAAGAAGGTCGCCGCGGAGGCGTCGGTCTCCGAGGCCGGCCTCTACTACCACTACGACTCGAAGGACGACCTCGTGGTCGCCTTCCTCGAGTGGAGCGTCGAACGCGACTCGAAGCGCCTCTCGGCGGCGGCCGACGCCGACCCTGTCACCCGGCTGTTCGCCCTGTGCGACGCGCTGCTCGGCGACCCCGAGGACGAGGTGGACCGCGGTATCAACGTCGCCATCATGGAGTTGCTGGCACACGCGCCCTTCAACGACCGGTTCCACGACCTGCTGCGCTCGTACGAGGAGCGCGTCCACGAGACGCTCGCCTCGGTCATCCGCGAGGGGGTCGAGGCCGGTGTGTTCCGCGAGGACCTCGACCCCGAGGCGACCGCGGCGTACCTGCTCGTGACCACGGACGGCAGCGCCGGCGCGGTCATGGCGCTCGGGATGGGCGACCTCGGCGAGCAGGTGCGCGAGCGCCTGTTCGCGTACCTGCGCGAGAACGTGCTCGCCGAGGGGGTCGACGCGCCGGCGTCCTATCAGCCCGCCTGA
- a CDS encoding ArsR/SmtB family transcription factor codes for MGRIFPIKRPVVHEPDQSKLVGLTDETADEVFATLSSATARSILEALYEEPHTPADLREVTGTTLQNVHYHLTNMENAGLIEVVDTWYSEKGSAMNVYAPCARAVLVMASSPSDRSIFRDLLARVLAVALVLGGATLVLARLLDDLARSEPVTEVAGIAATDASQPAGSAASQPLLAPELAFLAGGLLALTLLTVLVVLYVRPFSRPR; via the coding sequence ATGGGTCGCATCTTCCCGATAAAGCGTCCGGTCGTCCACGAGCCGGACCAGTCCAAGCTCGTCGGGCTGACGGACGAGACAGCCGACGAGGTGTTCGCCACGCTCTCCAGTGCCACCGCCCGGTCCATCCTCGAAGCACTCTACGAGGAACCCCACACACCTGCCGACCTCCGCGAGGTCACCGGAACCACGCTCCAGAACGTCCACTACCACCTGACGAACATGGAGAACGCCGGCCTCATCGAGGTCGTCGACACCTGGTACTCCGAGAAGGGCTCCGCGATGAACGTCTACGCGCCCTGCGCCCGCGCCGTGCTCGTCATGGCCAGCTCGCCCTCGGACCGCTCCATCTTCCGCGACCTGCTGGCCCGCGTCCTGGCGGTCGCACTCGTCCTCGGTGGTGCGACCCTCGTGCTGGCGCGGCTACTCGACGACCTCGCCCGGTCCGAGCCGGTCACGGAGGTGGCCGGCATCGCCGCGACCGACGCGAGCCAGCCCGCGGGGTCGGCGGCCAGCCAGCCGCTCCTCGCCCCCGAGCTCGCGTTCCTCGCCGGTGGTCTCCTCGCGCTGACCCTGCTCACCGTGCTGGTCGTCCTCTACGTTAGGCCGTTCTCCCGACCGAGATAG